In the genome of Neofelis nebulosa isolate mNeoNeb1 chromosome 8, mNeoNeb1.pri, whole genome shotgun sequence, one region contains:
- the HNRNPA1 gene encoding heterogeneous nuclear ribonucleoprotein A1 isoform X1 — protein MSKSESPKEPEQLRKLFIGGLSFETTDESLRSHFEQWGTLTDCVVMRDPNTKRSRGFGFVTYATVEEVDAAMNARPHKVDGRVVEPKRAVSREDSQRPGAHLTVKKIFVGGIKEDTEEHHLRDYFEQYGKIEVIEIMTDRGSGKKRGFAFVTFDDHDSVDKIVIQKYHTVNGHNCEVRKALSKQEMASASSSQRGRSGSGNFGGGRGGGFGGNDNFGRGGNFSGRGGFGGSRGGGGYGGSGDGYNGFGNDGGYGGGGPGYSGGSRGYGSGGQGYGNQGSGYGGSGSYDSYNNGGGGGGFGGGSGSNFGGGGSYNDFGNYNNQSSNFGPMKGGNFGGRSSGPYGGGGQYFAKPRNQGGYGGSSSSSSYGSGRRF, from the exons ATGTCTAAGTCAGAG TCTCCCAAAGAGCCTGAACAGCTGCGGAAGCTTTTCATTGGAGGTTTGAGCTTTGAAACAACCGATGAGAGTCTGAGGAGCCATTTTGAGCAATGGGGAACGCTTACGGACTGTGTG GTAATGAGAGATCCAAACACCAAGCGCTCCAGAGGCTTTGGGTTTGTCACCTATGCCACTGTGGAAGAGGTGGATGCAGCCATGAATGCAAGGCCACACAAGGTGGATGGAAGAGTTGTGGAACCAAAGAGGGCTGTCTCGAGAGAA GATTCTCAAAGACCTGGTGCCCACTTAActgtgaaaaagatttttgtcggtggcattaaagaagacactgaagaacatcatctaagagattattttgaacagtATGGGAAAATTGAAGTGATTGAAATCATGACTGACCGAGGCAGTGGCAAAAAGAGAGGCTTTGCTTTTGTGACCTTTGATGACCATGACTCTGTAGACAAGATTGTCA ttcaaaAATACCATACTGTGAACGGCCACAACTGTGAAGTAAGGAAAGCTTTATCTAAGCAAGAGATGGCTAGTGCTTCTTCCAGCCAAAGAG GTCGAAGTGGTTCTGGGAACTTCGGTGGTGGTCGTGGAGGTGGTTTTGGTGGGAATGACAACTTTGGCCGTGGAGGAAACTTCAGTGGGCGAG GTGGCTTTGGCGGCAGTCGAGGTGGTGGTGGAtatggtggcagtggggatggctATAACGGATTTGGTAACGATG GTGGTTATGGAGGAGGCGGCCCTGGTTACtctggaggaagcagaggctaTGGAAGTGGTGGACAGGGTTATGGAAACCAGGGCAGTGGCTATGGCGGGAGTGGCAGCTATGACAGCTATAACAACGGAGGAGGCGGAGGCGGCTTTGGCGGTGGTAGTG GAAGCAACTTTGGAGGTGGTGGAAGCTATAATGATTTTGGCAATTACAACAATCAATCTTCAAATTTTGGACCCATGAAAGGAGGAAATTTTGGAGGCAGAAGCTCTGGCCCCTATGGTGGTGGAGGCCAATACTTTGCCAAACCACGAAACCAAG GTGGCTATGGCGgttccagcagcagcagtagctatggcagtggcagaaggttttaa
- the HNRNPA1 gene encoding heterogeneous nuclear ribonucleoprotein A1 isoform X2, with translation MSKSESPKEPEQLRKLFIGGLSFETTDESLRSHFEQWGTLTDCVVMRDPNTKRSRGFGFVTYATVEEVDAAMNARPHKVDGRVVEPKRAVSREDSQRPGAHLTVKKIFVGGIKEDTEEHHLRDYFEQYGKIEVIEIMTDRGSGKKRGFAFVTFDDHDSVDKIVIQKYHTVNGHNCEVRKALSKQEMASASSSQRGRSGSGNFGGGRGGGFGGNDNFGRGGNFSGRGGFGGSRGGGGYGGSGDGYNGFGNDGSNFGGGGSYNDFGNYNNQSSNFGPMKGGNFGGRSSGPYGGGGQYFAKPRNQGGYGGSSSSSSYGSGRRF, from the exons ATGTCTAAGTCAGAG TCTCCCAAAGAGCCTGAACAGCTGCGGAAGCTTTTCATTGGAGGTTTGAGCTTTGAAACAACCGATGAGAGTCTGAGGAGCCATTTTGAGCAATGGGGAACGCTTACGGACTGTGTG GTAATGAGAGATCCAAACACCAAGCGCTCCAGAGGCTTTGGGTTTGTCACCTATGCCACTGTGGAAGAGGTGGATGCAGCCATGAATGCAAGGCCACACAAGGTGGATGGAAGAGTTGTGGAACCAAAGAGGGCTGTCTCGAGAGAA GATTCTCAAAGACCTGGTGCCCACTTAActgtgaaaaagatttttgtcggtggcattaaagaagacactgaagaacatcatctaagagattattttgaacagtATGGGAAAATTGAAGTGATTGAAATCATGACTGACCGAGGCAGTGGCAAAAAGAGAGGCTTTGCTTTTGTGACCTTTGATGACCATGACTCTGTAGACAAGATTGTCA ttcaaaAATACCATACTGTGAACGGCCACAACTGTGAAGTAAGGAAAGCTTTATCTAAGCAAGAGATGGCTAGTGCTTCTTCCAGCCAAAGAG GTCGAAGTGGTTCTGGGAACTTCGGTGGTGGTCGTGGAGGTGGTTTTGGTGGGAATGACAACTTTGGCCGTGGAGGAAACTTCAGTGGGCGAG GTGGCTTTGGCGGCAGTCGAGGTGGTGGTGGAtatggtggcagtggggatggctATAACGGATTTGGTAACGATG GAAGCAACTTTGGAGGTGGTGGAAGCTATAATGATTTTGGCAATTACAACAATCAATCTTCAAATTTTGGACCCATGAAAGGAGGAAATTTTGGAGGCAGAAGCTCTGGCCCCTATGGTGGTGGAGGCCAATACTTTGCCAAACCACGAAACCAAG GTGGCTATGGCGgttccagcagcagcagtagctatggcagtggcagaaggttttaa
- the NFE2 gene encoding transcription factor NF-E2 45 kDa subunit: protein MPPCPPQQSRNRVTQLPTLELGEMELTWQEIMSITELQGLNAPSETSFEPPAQAPYPGPPPPPTYCPCSIHPDAGFSLPPPPYELPAPTSHVPDPSYSYGNMAIPVSKPLTLSGLLSEPLSDPLALLDIGLPGGPPKPQEDPESDSGLSLNYSDAESLELEGTEAGRRRGEYVEMYPVEYPYSLMPNSLAHPNYALPPAETPLALEPSSGPVRAKSTARGEAGSRDERRALAMKIPFPTDKIVNLPVDDFNELLARYPLTESQLALVRDIRRRGKNKVAAQNCRKRKLETIVQLERELERLGSERERLLRARGEADRTLEVMRQQLTELYCDIFQHLRDEAGNSYSPEEYALQQAADGAIFLVPRGTKMEATD from the exons ATGCCCCCGTGTCCTCCCCAGCAGAGCAGGAACAGGGTGACACAGTTGCCCACTCTGGAGCTGGGCGAGATGGAACTGACCTGGCAAGAGATCATGTCCATCACTGAGCTGCAG ggactaaatgctccaagTGAGACGTCGTTTGagccccctgcccaggccccaTACCCTggacccccaccgcccccaacTTACTGCCCCTGCTCAATCCACCCAGATGctggcttctcccttcctccaccaccCTATGAGCTCCCAGCACCCACATCTCATGTCCCAGACCCCTCATACTCCTATGGCAACATGGCCATACCAGTCTCCAAGCCACTGACTCTCTCCGGTCTGCTCAGTGAGCCCCTCTCAGATCCTTTGGCTCTCCTGGACATTGGGCTGCCAGGGGGGCCCCCCAAGCCTCaagaagacccagaatctgactCAGGATTATCCCTCAACTATAGCGATGCTGAATCTCTTGAGCTGGAGGGGACAGAGGCTGGCCGACGGCGCGGCGAGTATGTAGAGATGTACCCGGTGGAGTACCCCTACTCACTTATGCCCAATTCCTTAGCCCACCCCAACTATGCCTTGCCACCTGCAGAGACCCCCTTAGCCTTAGAACCCTCCTCAGGCCCTGTGCGGGCCAAGTCCACTGCacggggggaggcggggagtcGGGATGAGCGACGGGCCCTGGCCATGAAGATTCCCTTCCCGACGGACAAGATTGTCAACTTGCCGGTAGATGACTTTAATGAGCTGTTGGCGCGGTACCCACTGACGGAGAGCCAGCTGGCATTGGTCCGGGACATCCGACGGCGGGGTAAGAACAAGGTGGCCGCCCAGAACTGTCGCAAGAGAAAGTTGGAGACCATCGTGCAGTTGGAGCGGGAACTGGAGAGGCTGGGCAGCGAGCGGGAGCGGCTCCTCCGGGCCAGAGGGGAGGCCGACCGGACCCTGGAGGTCATGCGCCAACAGCTGACAGAGCTGTACTGTGACATTTTCCAGCACCTGCGGGATGAAGCCGGCAACAGCTACTCCCCTGAAGAGTATGCTTTGCAACAGGCCGCTGATGGGGCCATCTTCCTGGTGCCCCGGGGGACCAAGATGGAGGCCACAGACTGA